The DNA window ACCCTCACACAGTACTTccagcttcacttcttcgatCACCACCACTGAGACCCTATCACATAGTACTCCCAGCTTGACTTCTGCGATCACCACTACTGAGACCACGTCACACAGTATTCCAGGCTTCATTTCTTTCATCACCACCAcagagaccacctcacacagttctcccagcttcacttctccGATCACCAACACGGAGCCTACCTCACAGAGTCCTCCAGGGTTCACTTCTTCAATCCCCACCACTGAGACCACCTCATACAgtcctcccagcttcacttcttcaatcactaccaccgagaccacctcacacagtacgtCCAGCTTGACTTCTTCAATCACCACCAACAAGACCATCTCACACAGTCCTTCCAGATTCACTTCTTCGATCATGACCAAGGAAAGCCCCacacacagtactcccagcttaACTTCTTTGATCACCGCCACCAAGTCCACCTCACACAATCCTCCGAGCTTCACATCTGCGATCACCACCACAGGGaacacctcacacagtactcccattTTCACTTCTTCAATTGCCACCACCGAGagcacctcacacagtactcccagcttcacttcttcgatCATCAGCACCGAGACCatctcacacagtactcccagcttcagTTCTTTGATCACCACCACGGAGACAACCTCACAGAGTTCTTCCAGATTAAGTTCTTTGATCACCACCACAAAGTCCACCCCACACAATCCTCCGAGCTTCACTTCTGCGATCACCACCACAGGGatcacctcacacagtactcccattTTCCCTTCTTCGATCACCACCACTGAGACCACATCCCACAATACTCCCAGCTTGACTTCTTCAATCACCACCACGGAGACCGCATCCCACAGCACTtccagcttcacttcttcaatcACCAGCATCGAGACCACATCCCACAGTACTCCCAGCTTGACTTCTTCAATCACTGCAACCgggaccacctcacacagtactcccagcttcacttctttaATCCCCATCACTGAGTCCATATCCCATAGTACTACCAGTTTCACTTCTTCAATCACCACCACtaagaccacctcacacagtatgcccagcttcacttcttcgatCGCCACCACAGAGATCATCTCACATAGCACTCCCAGCTACACTTCTTTGATTGCCACCACAGAGACActctcacacagtactcccagcttaCCTTTTTCAATCACCAACACTGAGACCAtatcacacagtactcccagcttgAATTCTGCGATCACCACCACTGAGACCATGTCACACAGTATTCCAGGCTTCACTTCTTCGATCACCACCAGCGAGACCACCTCACAcattcctcccaggttcacttctTTGATCACCAGCACcaagaccacctcacacagtcctcCCAGCTTCAATTCCTCAAGCACCACTACTGAGATCCCTTCACATAGTCCTCCTGGCTTCTCTTCTTCGATTGCCACCTCCAAGACtacctcaaacagtcctcccagaTTCACCTCTGTGATTGCCACCACcaagaccacctcacacagtactcccaggtTCACTTCTGTGATTGCCAGCACCAAGACCACTTCACAGAGTACTCCCAGTTTGACTTCTCTGATCACCACCACCGGGACCAGCTCACACAGTACCCTCGGCTTTAGTTCTTCAATCGCCACCAATGAGACAACCTCACACAGTACTGCCGGCTTCACTTCTTCAATCGCCACCACTGAGACCACATCACACAATACTCCTGGCTTCACTTCTTCGATCGCAaccaccgagaccacctcacacagtactcccagcttcacttcttcaatcaccaccactgagaccacctcacacagtactgcCAGCATCACTTCTTTGATCACCACCACTGAGACACCCTCATACactactcccagcttcacttctaccatcaccaccaccgaCAGCACATCCCACAGTAATCCCAGCTTGACTTTTGCCATCACCACCACTGAGACCAGGTCACACAGTCCTCCTATCTTCACTTCTTCGATCACCACCAcagagaccacctcacacagtcctcccagcttcacttcttcaatcACTACCACCGAAACCCCCTCACACAGTAATCCTAGCTTCACTTCTTTCATCAGCACTACCAAGTCCACCTCACACAGTCCTGCCAGCTTCATTACTGTGATcaagaccacctcacacagtactcccattttcacttcttccatcaccaccaccgagaccacctcacacaaTCCTCCAGGCTTCACTTTTTTGATCCCCACCACCGAGACTACCTCGCACAGTCCTCCCAGTTTCACTTCTTCGATCACTACCACTGAGACCCCCTCACACAGTAATCCCAGCTTCACATCTTTGATCGGCACCACTGCGTCCACCTCACACAGTCCTCTGGGCTTCACTTCTGCGATCGCCACCACAGGGatcacctcacacagtactcccattTTGACTTCTTCAATCGCCACCACTGAGACCatctcacacagtactcccagctacACTTCTTCAATCACCTCCACCGAGACaccctcacacagtactcccagcttccCTTCTTCAATCACGAACAGTGAGACCATATCACACAGGACTCCCAGCTTGACTTCTGCAATCACCACCACTGAGACCATGACACACAGTATTCCAGGCTTCATTTCTTCAATCAccaccaccgagaccacctcacacagtcctcccagcttcacttctttaAGCACAACCACTGAGACCCCTTCACACAGTACTCCCGGCTTCTCTTCTTTGATTGCCACCTCCAAGACAACCTCAACAAGCCCTCCCAGATTCACCTTTGCGATCACCACCACCaggaccacctcacacagtactcccaggtTCACTTCTCTGATTGCCAGCATCAAGaacacctcacacagtactcccagttTGACTTCTCTCATCACAACCACCGGAACCAGCTCACACAGTCACCTCGGCTTAAGTTCTTCAATCGCCACCACCGAGACAATCTCACACAGTACTGCCGGCTTCACTTCTTCGATTGCCACCACTGAGACCACGTCACACAATACTCCTGGCTTCACTTCTTTGATCGccaccaccgagaccacctcacacagtactcccagcttcacttcttcaatcACCACCACTGAGATCATCTCACATAGTACTCCCAGCTACATTTCTTCGACTGCCACCACTGAGACACcgtcacacagtactcccagcttctCTTTTTCAATCGCGACCACTGAGACCATATCACACAGGACTCCCAGGTTGACTTCTGTGATCACTACCACTAAGAGCATGTCACACAGTATTCAAAGCTTCGCTTCTTTGATCACCACCAGCGAGACTACCTCACACCTTCCTCCTAGGTTCACTTCTTTGATCACCACCactgagaccacctcacacagtactcccagcttcacttcttcgatcaccaccaccgagaccacctcacacagtactcccgGCTTCACTTCTTCGATCACCAGCactgagaccacctcacacaatcctcccagcttcacttcctcAAGCACCACCACTGAGACCCCTTCACATAGTCCTCCTGCCTTCTCTTCTTCAATTGACACCTCCAAGACCACCTCAACCAGTTCTCCGAGATTCACCTCTGCGATCGCCACCACcaagaccacctcacacagtactcccaggtTCAATTCTGCGATTGCCAGCACCAAGACCACTTCACAGAGTAGTCCCAGTTTGACTTCTCTCATCGCCACCACTGGGACCAGCTCACACAGTACCCTCGGCTTTAGTTCTTCGATCGCCATCACTGAGACAACCTCACACAGTACTGCCGGCTTCACTTCTTCGATCGCCACCAGCGAGACCACGTCACACAATACTCCTGGCTTTACTTCTTTGATCGccaccaccgagaccacctcacacagtactcccagcttcacttcttcaatcACCACCACTGAGACCACCTCACAGAGTACTGCCAGCATCACTTCTTCGATCACCACCACCGAGATCAtttcacacagtactcccagctacACTTCTTCAATCGCCACCACTGGGACACCCTCACACactactcccagcttcacttctatGATCACCACCACCGAGAGCACATCTCACAGTGATCCCAGCTTGACTTCTGGCATCACCACTACTGTGAACAGGTCATACAGTCCTCCCATCTTCACTTCTTCGATCAccaccaccgagaccacctcacacagtctTCCAGGCTTCACTTTTTCGATCAccaccaccgagaccacctcacacagtactcccagcttcacttcttcaatcACTACCACCGAAACCCCCTCACGCAGTaatcccagcttcacttctttcATCACCACCACAGAGTCCACCTCACACAgtcctcccagcttcacttctgtGATTGCCACCACaaagaccacctcacacagtactcccatcttcacttcttcgatcaccaccaccgagaccacctcacacagtcctcCCAGCTTCAATTCTTCGATCACTACCACTGAGACCCCCTCACACAGTAATCCCAGCTTCACATCTTCGATCACCACCACCGAGTCCACCTCACACAGTCCTCTGGGCTTCACTTCTGCGATCGCCACCACAGGGATCACCTCACACAATACTCCCAGATTCACTTCTTCGATCGCCACCACTGAGACCatctcacacagtactcccagcttcacttcatCGATCACCAGCACCGAGACCATCTCACACAGTACTTCCAGCTTCAGTTCTTTGATCACCACCACGGAGAGAACCTCACAGAGTTCTTCCAGCTTAAGTTCTTTGATCACCACCACAAAGTCCACCCCACACAATCCTCTGAGCTTCACTTCTGCTATCACTACCAAAGGGATGAcgtcacacagtactcccaggtTCACTTCTGCGATTGCCAGCACCAAGACCACTTCACAGAGTACTCCCAGTTTGACTTCTCTCATCGCCACCACTGGGACCAGCTCACCCAGTACCCTCGGCTTTAGTTCTTCGATCGCCACCACTGAGACAACCTCACACAGTACTAccagcttcacttcttcgatTGCCACCAGCGAGACCACATCACACAATACTCCTGGCTCCACTTCTTCGATCGCCACCACcaagaccacctcacacagtactcccagcttcacttcttcaatcACCACCACTGAGTCCACCTCAGACAGTACTGCCAGAAACACTTCTTCGATCACCACCACCGAGATCATTTCACGCAGTACTCCCATCTACACTTCTTCCATCGCCACCACTGGGAACCCTCACGCactactcccagcttcacttctaccatcaccaccaccaccgagAGCACATCTCACAGTGATCCCAGCTTGACTtctgccatcaccaccactgaGACCCAGTCATACAGTCCTCCCATCTTCACTTCTTTGATCACCACAAcagagaccacctcacacagtactcccagcttcactacttcgatcaccaccaccgagaccacctcacaGAGTCTTCCAGGCTTCACTTTTTCAATCCAcaccaccgagaccacctcacacagtcctcccagcttcacttcctcCAGTACCACCGAGACCCCTTCACGTAGTCCTCCTGCCTTCTCTTCTTCAATTGACAACTCCAAGACCACCTCAACCAGTCCTCCCAGATTCACCGCTGCGATCGCCACCACCAAGACCACCTCACGCAGTACTCCCAGGTTCACTTCTGCGATTGCCAGCACCAAGACCACTTCACAGAATACTCCCAGTTTGACTTCTCTCATCGCCACCACTGGGACCAGCTCACACAATACCCTCGGCTTTAGTTCTTCAATCGCCACCACTGAGACAACCTCACACAGTACTGCTGGCTTCACTTCTTCAATAGCCACCAGCGAGACCACATCACACAATACTCCTGGCTTCACTTCTTCGATCGccaccaccgagaccacctcacacagtactcccagcttcacttcttcaatcACCACCACTGAGATCATCTCACATAGTACTCCCAGCTACATTTCTTCGACTGCCACCACTGAGACACcgtcacacagtactcccagcttctCTTTTT is part of the Nomascus leucogenys isolate Asia chromosome 17, Asia_NLE_v1, whole genome shotgun sequence genome and encodes:
- the LOC115830807 gene encoding mucin-3A-like — protein: PIFTSSITTTETTSHSPPSFTSSITTTETPSHSTPSFTSSITTTETPSHSNPSFTSLIGTTASTSHSPLGFTSAIATTGITSHSTPILTSSIATTETISHSTPSYTSSITSTETPSHSTPSFPSSITNSETISHRTPSLTSAITTTETMTHSIPGFISSITTTETTSHSPPSFTSLSTTTETPSHSTPGFSSLIATSKTTSTSPPRFTFAITTTRTTSHSTPSTAGFTSSIATTETTSHNTPGFTSLIATTETTSHSTPSFTSSITTTEIISHSTPSYISSTATTETPSHSTPSFTSLITTTETTSHSTPSFTSSITTTETTSHSTPGFTSSITSTETTSHNPPSFTSSSTTTETPSHSPPAFSSSIDTSKTTSTSSPRFTSAIATTKTTSHNNLTQYCRLHFFDRHQRDHVTQYSWLYFFDRHHRDHLTQYSQLHFFNHHH